The DNA region tggagtccgccccccccccccttccctcgATTTCGTGCTTAAATAGCACAAGCAAAATTACTCTGACTCATTCCTCGTACTAAGAATAACTCggacaaaaatgaattttaaaatagcGGAAATGATAAAAATAGCTCGCGTTCATTTGGAAATTCCATGAAAACATCCCTGTTGTCGTATTTCGGTTCGTCATGCTCTGTAATGGACCTGACCAGTTCTCTAGTATTACTCCCGTTATGTATCCTCTTGAAAGCTGAAATCATGGTAGGTAACGCAGATACATATCTATGTAACAGAAAACGTATGTTATTGACACGTTTTATATTTTGTAGCTGTGTCAAATTGTACTCTTAATACAATAGTTAAGAACTTATAAGTAGAAAGACATTATTGATACAgcattgtagtacatgtacatgtatgtgtttacaATGTGCTCTTAAGTTAGCCAGTTGATTTTATAGATGAGCATTTGGCGGGATGGGGAGGGGATTTATGTGACGTCTTAAGGCCACTAGAAGGCAGAATGCGATGCCTTGGTGAGAGGCGAGATCCCGGTATTGAGATTTTGAGATCTAGAGATTTTGTGAGCCTTTATAGAAGACATTGTTTCAGGATCTGTAGAGTCAAAGAATTGGAATAAAGTCCACATTAGCTCTTGGCTTGCAGAAATAAATGTATCTGTATAACGGAAATaaccttcttttttttaaattgactcTTTTAGAGTGACTCCTTTATCTGGTGAGAAGCTATGAATTTATctgttttatgaatttaatttatatacacGATTATCATGTCTATTTTGTTAGGTATTGTGTAGGATTGACGAGGGTAATTAAGAGGATTATCTTTCGACATTCATGTTTAATAATGAAGAATACTTTGACACATATAAGCAATAACAGTGTCCGAACTGTCATTCAATATGATTATTAAAAACTTTCTAAACTTTTACAATCTTagtcgggggaggggggggggggggtgagcgCCGCCTTAAACCCGCCATCGCAACAGCACAATCTGTAATCGCTGTTTCCTGCATGTACAAGCTGCATCCAGTTTATCCCGAATGTATCTAGACATCAAAATCAGCAACGTCtttgattttgacaattttaaacTTATCTAGAGATAGtcattgataagtttaaaagcTTTTGATGTTagacttttaatgtaacactaGTGCCAACCAAATCTCTCATTTTTAGTATATTATAACTTGCTTATTATCATTCATTGTATCTCCTTTTATGTAGAAAACTACCAATATACAAGTACCAGAATGCAGACTGGACGGCCGTCTCCAGAGATCGGGAAATACTTCGGAGGACATGTGCACCCAGTGCCGAGAATGTCTAAACAAGTCACTGTGTAAAAAGTCAGTCAAAACAAAATGTATCCAGTGTCCGCCAGGATCGTTTGTGAGACTGACACGTAAAGAAAAGATATGTCGGGGCTGTAGGAAGTGTTTAAAAAGTGTTCATCATATCAGGTGTGCCGACATTGTCGACTTGAACTGTAAACTGGATTGCCGCCATACGACACCTGACCACCGATGTAAGCCTTGCTCTGTTTGCCGGGAGGACGAGTTCACGAAGGCTAATTGTTCTGCAACACATAATACCGTATGTAAGCCGTGCAAACGGTGCAAGCCGTCTCATTTTGTCCACCGGAAGTGCTCAAATCAAACTAATACTCAATGTAGACCGTGTACCAAATGCCGTAAAGgccatacatatatttataaaaaatgcaGAGGAAGCAAAGACACACAGTGTAGACAATGCTCCAAGTGTAAACCAGGTCATTACGTCAGAAAGAAATGTACGATACGTCATGATACTAAATGTGCTCGCTGTCCCTCTGGTATAGATTGTGACAGGTGTCCGTCCGGTACTTACAAGTCCGTTCATAACCGCTCTATGAGTCGATGTGTTCCATGTGAAGCTGGAAGATTTATGGATAAAGATCAGCACTTTTTAACTTTCTGTAAAACGTGTCGGCGATGTGGTCCACATGAACTCATCGTTCAAGCGTGTAACATAACACATGACACGAGATGTGGACCATGCATACCAGGTTTGTTATCTGATacataaaatgttttacttcGAAAAATCGACTGAATTACAGTAGGTACCATGCATTACTGACTGTCTTCACTTGTTTAAGGTTTTGGTAATTTATGCTTTAGGGTATTTCCGCCTGTCGTCATCCCACAATTGTGCTATGTGCTCGCCCTGTCCCCCGAATTCTACAGGCCTAGAAGTAGACGAATGTCGACAATCTACAAATGCTAGCCGGATCTGCATGCCGCTGACACCTTTATATGACCACCATTATCAACGACCTTCACCCGAAGACCCGCCATTAAAATCTGTATCAAAAGATGACTCGACCCCGCCCTTTCCGCCGGCAACTTCAGATTTTCGGATTGGGTCAAAGTTGGGTTTGTGATTATAATCGGATGTTAGCATCTTATTCACATCATCTTTAAGTTTTTAATAACCGGTTACATATATACTCGCTTGCTTTTCTGATTCTGTTACTcggatttttgttgttgttacaGTTTTCATAAAGATCTATTTTTTACCCCAAccccaatcgcaacttctcgggcctttccggcaagctcggaaaaacacctcgaatgtattaacattaccggatgttagaatgttatacaaaatggagtcgcttcccattaaaataagtatcggctagacagccttataagtcgtttctgtgttatatttaagggtatatcatttactttaatgaagtctagcttacatctcaacagatcgtaaaatgtgttgtgtttatatcaagttttatataaagGGGgctgtcatggacgcctaggtaatacgttcgaggtgtttttccgagcttgccggaaaggcccgagaagttgcgattgaccCCAACCCTTTACTTTTCGGTATGTTTTTACGAAGGGTCCAATATAATCGCTGGTTTCCGAATTATGTTCCAATTTTAGATTATTTAGCATTTGACATAAAAGATAGTTTCAAttcacattatttacatttcacgAATTTTGTATCCGCTGTtcttttaaagctgcttggtccggggtttttttgttttggttttacaGTATCAATAATGTTCCATACAACACAATTATCTTATAAATGTTATAGACTTTCACCTATTTATCCAGTAGAAATCACCTCCTTTCAAAGATAGAAACGTGGAACacaaaaaaaacacccaaaCATGCACAGCAAATGCATCATGGGCGCGTTTAAAACCGAGaacgtttggtttcgtcccccgattGATTGGGTTTTTCAACCCGCATATTATGCATCGGTtgataacaaaacaaattttagacAAATAAGTCAAAAATGTTCACAGGGTTTTtctatattgaaatattatttccTTAATCACGCTTAATAACAAATGCGAAAGTCGTAAATTAAAATCCTACCCGCCTCAAAgtctcggggggggggggggggggggggggtcggggtcTTAAAAAGGGGCGAAATAAAGAGAAacccttgtacatgtatgtaaagtttgttttgtaaacaaattttagatattattATCCAATTGAAATATAGAACTACTGCAATGCCTATCATAATGCACATGCTATGCAAACCATCGTTTAATTGCGTATATAGAATTTTCTACGATATCGGACCAAGTAGCTTTAATGAAGATGTATTAGATATAACACTGAGactaaatacataaatattttatcatttcgggtttttttatatcattatcaCATGTGCAGtgtgttttatattattatcaCAGTGTGTTTCTATGTTCTCCTTAGATGATGAAAAACCACTGGAACTCGACTTTGAGACTGAACTCAACACTGAGACTGAGCACTCACAGCTCCCCGACAAGTCTACTCACGACTCTGTCGTCATCTCAGTCGTAACATTGGTGATCTCATTTCTATTAATAGGGATAACTTTGGTTCTAGTgacaaaattcaataaaaaaagcaaaaatttaaaaagaaaagtcaaTAGCGAGATTAACGCTGAAACAGTCTCCATACCAACCCTCTTCTCGACCAATTCTATCACAGATTGTTTCGATCTTGGTGCTCTCTATAAGATTTCGAATCCTAAGTACAACAGTGATCCGGATTTCCATAAAGCGGACTTTCGGAATGTCTCTGAATATGCATATCCTGCCGGAAATGCCAGGGTTCCGAAATCCCGCTCCATGGGGACTGTTGACGTGATGGATTTAGAATTTTGGAGTGATTGGTAATTAAACAACGCCCAGTCTCAACTGTAAAATCAAGGACCAAGTTATGAGTGTGTCATTTTAAAActcatttaaagaaataaatttgctTGAATAAATATATGCCAAGGTTTTATTATCCTTGAAAGTTGTTAAAAAGTTAACATCaaagtaataaatacatgtatatccttcaTCAGTACGGCAactttctttatatttaaaagttgttgaaaaattaatatcaaaatttgtgACCAAAGTTATGAATATGACTTCAATAATTACGAAATTTGTTTAACTTTAATGGAAACTAACtgggacattttaaatataagttggttttaaatatttgctgATCTACTTGTTCCCTTTAAACGAACAACAGATGTTTTGATAGTAGATTATCTCCCTTTATAGAAAAGTAAATTTTAGTATCAGGTAGTCGATACATATTGGGATTCACATGTTTCATATACAGACAATTTCAACACAGTTCATGATCAATATATTACCCACCCTTGGACGATGTCTAACGCGTCTAGCCTCGCTGACACTGTGGCGGCTTTCAGCGGCCCGTATCTCCTGTGGCTGGAGAAAGATGTATTACCCATAATTACCGGAACTGTTCTTTTGTGTGTCTTTCTGTGTGGATTTGTTTTGAACAGTCTGACGATCCACGCCATTCGAAAGAAGCGCATCACGTCTCTCTGTAAACACCTGTTCCTCCAGCTCGTGGCGCTGGACTTCGTCGCCTACTCGTTTCTTCTACTTCCGGTCATCATTACGTCGTTCGCTAAAGACTGGGTTTTGTCAGACGCACTTTGTCAAATTTCCGGCGCCATAGGAACGACCTGCTTCATATGTGTGTTTATATTTCTTACTTTCCTGTGTGCCGAGAGGATGGTGAAAATGAACAATCCGAGCGTTTACGACGGGTTCTTTGGAAATACCTGTATTTGCGTCATTATTTCTGTTGTGACGTGGGCATTGGCGTTCACCGGAAGTATGTTACCTACCGCAGGATGGGGAACTCTTAAGTATATTTCCTACCAAAACAGATGTAATCTCCAGCACAGTAAAAATACCATTAACATGAACCTGATATTCTTCTTCGGAATGTTTCTTCCTACTTTCGTGGCACTTCTCTTCTGTATCGGAACCTTCCTACAGAGAAAAGAAATCCTTAAAAGTCTGACGTCATTGAAATCTTACGTGAACAATGTCAATGTAAAAGTTGAAAGAAAGAGTCGGGAAAACGGAGCCACGGAAAATATAAAACTCGGGGAAATCGTCAGTGATGAGTATGAGACGGTACCAGAGGTAGAAAACGTGAACAGGGCGCTGACGGCCGCCGAAATCGAGGTCAAACAGCCGAATTCTTCTTCTCCTGATAGAATGTCGGTGACATCCCCAATAAACGAGAGACCGAACTCCAGGAACAGTGTGTCTCCGATACCAGGGTCGCAATCGACTCGCTCCGAGAAAGAGATGAGGAAAGATTTAATCAGGGGTGGGGTGAGTGGGGATGAGACCAGACTTAAAACGAGGCGGGTTGCCTCGACGGTGTACAAAAGGTCAATGGAGCAGGTAGACTTTCACCTGGCCGCCACCTACGTTTTGATCCTGGGTATTGTGTTTATCTTATGGCTTCCGTACGTCATAGTGTGTTACCTGGATGTATATGATACCACGTACATTTGGGGAGGGTGGTACTCTATAGTTCTGATCATAAGTGACATCAGTTACTGTATAAAGCCCATAGTGTTTATGTCACACAACCATCTATTCAGGAAGGCAACTTCAGACGCCGTTCCCGAGAGCTTAAGGACGAGGGCGATCCGAGCCAAGAGAGTTCTATCTAAAACAGCCAGAAAGGTGgatggagttatcttccttaAAATGGGAGACGATGCAAGGACTCCCATTATTGAGAAATAACGAGTCCTTAATCTCGtacaatgaatttttaaatcaattgtgATCGTGACCTCTTTCTAATAATAAGAGAACATAGTTATTACTGAAAGTATTAAAACTTGACCTTAATCGGTTTATAACATGTTAGCTGATTAGAACCAAAATTATtttcactaatttaattttgaacGTTAATCAGTCTGATTTCCTACGCCACGTAAAACGACTCGAGAATGTGAAACAGATTTCTAAACAGAACAGTATATGGACTATGTAATAGCGCGGAATCTTCCAGCATCTCGTCGCGCCGTCATCCACCCTCGTGAAGATGTCGTCGTCCGTCGTCAGCTCGTTCGGGGGGTCGTTCTTCAAGTGGTTCCAGGACGGCGTGCTACCCTACTTACTGGGGACCGTCATCCTCATTGTTGTCATCGTCTCTTGCTCCCTCAACATCCTGCTCATCGTCACGCTGAAGAAGAGGGATATGATGAAGTACCCGTGTAACCGCTTCGTCCTGGAGTTGTCGGTGATGGACCTATTAGCCGTGGCCCTCATCCTGCTGCCCTCCATGGTAGCAGCCTTCTCCAAGACCTGGTACTTCACCGACTACTTTTGCTACGTTCACGGCGGGCTCATCCTCTGGTTTCATCTTGTCACCTTCGGTCTTCTCTCTGTGATGTTTGTGGAGAGAATGGTGAAGATTACCAACACGAACCTGTACGCCAAGGTGTTCACTTCCTCCCGCGTGGTGACGCTCCTGTCGGCTCTGGTCTGGGTCTTCACTTTGCTTGTCACTGGTGTGTCGGCCTCGCCTTGGCTAACCATCTCCTACAACTTCTATCACGCAGCCTGTGCCGTTAATTTGGATGATAACATCTATTACACGTCTA from Crassostrea angulata isolate pt1a10 chromosome 7, ASM2561291v2, whole genome shotgun sequence includes:
- the LOC128157367 gene encoding uncharacterized protein LOC128157367 isoform X1; protein product: MKTSLLSYFGSSCSVMDLTSSLVLLPLCILLKAEIMKTTNIQVPECRLDGRLQRSGNTSEDMCTQCRECLNKSLCKKSVKTKCIQCPPGSFVRLTRKEKICRGCRKCLKSVHHIRCADIVDLNCKLDCRHTTPDHRCKPCSVCREDEFTKANCSATHNTVCKPCKRCKPSHFVHRKCSNQTNTQCRPCTKCRKGHTYIYKKCRGSKDTQCRQCSKCKPGHYVRKKCTIRHDTKCARCPSGIDCDRCPSGTYKSVHNRSMSRCVPCEAGRFMDKDQHFLTFCKTCRRCGPHELIVQACNITHDTRCGPCIPGYFRLSSSHNCAMCSPCPPNSTGLEVDECRQSTNASRICMPLTPLYDHHYQRPSPEDPPLKSVSKDDSTPPFPPATSDFRIGSKLDDEKPLELDFETELNTETEHSQLPDKSTHDSVVISVVTLVISFLLIGITLVLVTKFNKKSKNLKRKVNSEINAETVSIPTLFSTNSITDCFDLGALYKISNPKYNSDPDFHKADFRNVSEYAYPAGNARVPKSRSMGTVDVMDLEFWSDW
- the LOC128157367 gene encoding proprotein convertase subtilisin/kexin type 5-like isoform X2, which produces MCTQCRECLNKSLCKKSVKTKCIQCPPGSFVRLTRKEKICRGCRKCLKSVHHIRCADIVDLNCKLDCRHTTPDHRCKPCSVCREDEFTKANCSATHNTVCKPCKRCKPSHFVHRKCSNQTNTQCRPCTKCRKGHTYIYKKCRGSKDTQCRQCSKCKPGHYVRKKCTIRHDTKCARCPSGIDCDRCPSGTYKSVHNRSMSRCVPCEAGRFMDKDQHFLTFCKTCRRCGPHELIVQACNITHDTRCGPCIPGYFRLSSSHNCAMCSPCPPNSTGLEVDECRQSTNASRICMPLTPLYDHHYQRPSPEDPPLKSVSKDDSTPPFPPATSDFRIGSKLDDEKPLELDFETELNTETEHSQLPDKSTHDSVVISVVTLVISFLLIGITLVLVTKFNKKSKNLKRKVNSEINAETVSIPTLFSTNSITDCFDLGALYKISNPKYNSDPDFHKADFRNVSEYAYPAGNARVPKSRSMGTVDVMDLEFWSDW
- the LOC128157369 gene encoding D(2) dopamine receptor-like; amino-acid sequence: MSNASSLADTVAAFSGPYLLWLEKDVLPIITGTVLLCVFLCGFVLNSLTIHAIRKKRITSLCKHLFLQLVALDFVAYSFLLLPVIITSFAKDWVLSDALCQISGAIGTTCFICVFIFLTFLCAERMVKMNNPSVYDGFFGNTCICVIISVVTWALAFTGSMLPTAGWGTLKYISYQNRCNLQHSKNTINMNLIFFFGMFLPTFVALLFCIGTFLQRKEILKSLTSLKSYVNNVNVKVERKSRENGATENIKLGEIVSDEYETVPEVENVNRALTAAEIEVKQPNSSSPDRMSVTSPINERPNSRNSVSPIPGSQSTRSEKEMRKDLIRGGVSGDETRLKTRRVASTVYKRSMEQVDFHLAATYVLILGIVFILWLPYVIVCYLDVYDTTYIWGGWYSIVLIISDISYCIKPIVFMSHNHLFRKATSDAVPESLRTRAIRAKRVLSKTARKVDGVIFLKMGDDARTPIIEK